A window from Labeo rohita strain BAU-BD-2019 unplaced genomic scaffold, IGBB_LRoh.1.0 scaffold_275, whole genome shotgun sequence encodes these proteins:
- the LOC127160002 gene encoding hepatocyte cell adhesion molecule-like yields the protein MWNFKTNGPLIAKLNQATNDISIIDDGPDNRFRNRLKLDHRTGSLTIMNVTTEHAAVYQVTISSKTKTTYRFSVTVYTRLHVPVILSDSPQNSSSSYCSLVCSAFNVSHVTLSWYKGNSLLSSISMSDLNNSLTLRLECLDDSYSCVVSNPISNQTKYANITDFCQPCSDCTFCCHASEAVTRLAASVLVGVAMVVIVVYDIITSRKGVKERQPPH from the exons ATGTGGAACTTTAAAACTAACGGGCCTCTTATTGCGAAACTCAATCAGGCGACCAACGATATCTCGATAATAGATGACGGTCCCGATAACAGATTCAGGAACAGATTGAAGCTGGATCATcggactggatctctgaccatcatgaACGTCACAACTGAACATGCTGCAGTTTATCAAGTAACCATCAGCAGCAAGACAAAGACTACATATAGATTTAGTGTTACTGTCTATA CTCGTCTGCACGTTCCTGTTATATTAAGTGACTCCCCACAaaattcatcatcatcatattgtTCATTGGTGTGTTCAGCATTTAATGTGAGtcatgtgactctctcctggtacaaaggaaacagtttattgtccagcattaGCATGTCTGATCTCAACAACAGTCTGACTTTACGTCTGGAGTGTCTGGATGATTCCTACAGCTGTGTGGTGagcaatcccatcagcaaccagactaAATATGCCAACATCACTGATTTCTGTCAGCCATGTTCAG ACTGCACATTCTGTTGTCATGCATCTGAAGCTGTCACCCGATTGGCCGCCTCTGTTCTGGTGGGCGTGGCTATGGTTGTTATTGTAGTTTATGACATCATCACATCCAGGAAAGGTGTAAAAGAGAGACAACCACCTCATTAG